The region GCCAGCGTGAGCAACAATGCGTAGAAGCGTTATTAAAGCTGTATGCGTTTCGTAAAGACGATGCCGAGGCCCAAGATTTACCGCTAGAAGAAGGCCGCTGGGGCGAGGATTTATTTAACCCCGCCACCATGAAGCAGCTCGGCGTAAAAGTCGGCGGCGGCATGGCAGCCGGTGCCGCCACCGGTGCCGGCATAGACCTGTTTACCGGCGGGCTAAGCCTAGGTGCCGCCACCGTACTGGGCGCCGCCATCGGTGGCTTTACCCAAACCTTTCGTAACTACGGCGAGCGCATTAAAGGCAAATGGCGCGGCGAGCGCGAGCTCACGGTGAATGACGCCACACTGCGCCTCTTGGCCATTCGCCAACAGCGCTTACTTAATGCCCTAGAGCTACGGGGCCACGCCGCACAAGATCGCATTCAAATGGACACGCCATTAGAGCAGCAATGGCGCAAAGGCGAACTGGCTGAGCCGTTAATCACCGCCCGCGCCTACCCCGCATGGTCGAGTCTAAATGGCCGCAAGCCTAAGCTCGACCATGAGCGCACCAGCGAGATTGAAAGCCTGGCAGCGAGCTTGGCGAGACAAGACGCGAGTGATTAAATAGGAAAAGCAGTGGGTAAAAGACCGAGCAACTGCTCGGCCTTGGCTTTTTCTATTTGGCTTTCAGAAAGTCGGCTACTTCGAGCAGTATGAATTCGTTATCAGCGGCGGTATTCAACTGCCGACCGGTAGAGCCCGGCAAATTGTTGTCGTTGGCCACCATGATATGCCGATCATCTACCTTTACGACGTTTTCGATGGTAAAGAAGGGAAAGGTAAAAAGAGCACTCAAGTCTCGATTGGCTTGAGTATCTAACCGATTTTTATGATCGGGGTCAGCAATAGCCATGAGATCGATGTAACCCAGACGCTCGGCCCGACCCTGCTCGTCTAGATTAGATATATCGATCAGCACCACTCGCTTGTGTCTAGCAGGATGAGGGAAGCAATCGGGCTGGGCTTCGCCTTGACAGGCAAGGCTGGGGTCGCCTTCACCGTTGTCGCGTTCGATGACCAGTGCACGGTGGTTATCGATGAAGTTGAAGTCTCCAATGGCGGTGGCACCTTCTGCCAGCGGAAAACGGAAGCTGTCTCCGGTCCATTTTCCTTCTGTTGGATCGAATGCCATAACTTCGAGATCTCGGCCTAAAGGCTGCCCGTTAGTATCGAGTAGTGGCTTTTCTAGCATAGCCCACAGCAGCCCAGTGTCGGGTTGCAGCGCCAGACCTTCAAAGCCGCCGGAACGAGACACTTGCCAATCGCTGCCGACATTACTAAGGGCGTCTACGCCTGGGCTGTCAGGACTTTTCAATATGTTGCCATTCAGCAGAGAGGGATATACCTCACGCACGGTACCGTCCAGTCCGGCACGGATCAAATAGGGACCGAACTCTTCACCGATCCATATTTCTCCGTTAACGAGCTGAATGCTTTCAGGATCGAAATCTGCACCTGTCAGATAACGGGATTCGGTAGCTTCATAGGCGATACGAAAGGGAACCTTGAAGTCGGGATCTCGTAGAAAGAAAGTCTCTTTCACATCCACCTTTCCGGTATCGAAGTTCGGTGCCATAAGGTGGAAAAATAGTAACGCATCCGGACTGTTGGCCTTGGTACCAAAGCCGTTATCTGTCAATACATAAAAGGCTCCGTCTGGTCCTCTATCCATGGCGAATCCAGAAAACCCTTGCAATGGCTGACCAATAAAAGGACTAGCCAGCTCAGTATTACGCTTGCCGTGCAGGGCACCGGTGTTACCCAGACGACTCATGGCGCTATGGTTACGTTTGGCATCGATAAATTTACCGCTCAACCAAGCGTCTTGCGGAGCATCGGCTGGCGGTGTAATCAGTGAAAGGGCCGGTAGCCAGGCATGGCCAGCTAAGGTTGCGGTATATGCTTTTTCTTCTGCCTGAATTGCACCACTCAGGCCAAGTGTAGCCAGCAATAATGCTGTGGAAATGGGAGTTATTTTCATTTTATCTCCAGATGAAGTTGGAAAATCAAACTCATTGAAGCGTTAATTCAATACATACTGATGACAACCTAGTGACGATGCTATGATGCCCGCACTACTCTCTCTAACAAACAACCCATATTAGTTGATCACTGACTCGTTAACTGAGCCGATACATAACGACACCCGTCAACGGGAGTAACGCTGTGTTGAGGCATTAAAGCCGACAGCCGCATAGCGACCCGAGCCTACCCGCATGGTCGAGCTTAAATGGTCGCAAGCCCCACCAAGATCACGAGCGCACCAGCGCTATGAAAGCTTGGCAGCTAGTTTAGCTCGGCAAGATAACCGTGCTTAACGGATTTAAAAAAGCGTAGTAACTAACAAAAAGGCCGAGCAGCAGCTCGGCCTTTTTATGGATTAAAGGGATTAAATAACGGTTTTATTTGGGTTCTGCGGTAAAGGTCGGACGAAGGCCTGCTCCGGTGCCGCCTGTTGGTACCATCTGCGGGCAACTCGCTATTCCAATTTTTAACCGGAGCTACCTATGACAATGAGGCTTCATATGAGCGTCAACTTGATATGGCATCACAGGGGTCAGGTCTTTCTTTTCCCCCTGCCTCCCAATTAAAGTGTTTTGCTGCAGAAGGCAACAAGCAAGACTTGCCCCCAAATAACCCTTACCACAACGGACGAATGGGATGATTACTCATTCGAAATCAGAGAATGGCTACAGGATAAAGTCGCACCACTACTCGAGAATTAAAGTGACGCTGCATAACAGGCAAAATCAGGGTGTTACTCTGTAGGAATTGGGAAAAGTAGGAAGTCAAATTCTTTCTCATTGACCCTTGGTTCATGAATAACATAACCGCCCTCGGCAATATTCATCTTTGTGAGATCAGCCGCACCAAACTCAATACGATCTTTCGGCTTGTTCATATTAGGCCTACGAACTTTGAGTTGACCATTTTCGTTAACCTTAATTGCGACAGCCCCATTTGCACTATCAAAAAATAGATCTGCTCTCATACCTGCTACGTAATCTAGGCCTAATTTTTCCATTATTTCAATGCCAGAACGCCCTATCCTAAGTTTTGCTTGTGTCACCTCACCTTTCTCATTTTTGTAAGCACGAAAACTAGCATGAGCCCCTAGAGGAGACTTGCGAGCGGAAGCGAGAAATTTAACAAAAGCCATAAAACACACCTCAATATAAAATTGAAAGGATCATTGATCAATGAAACAAAAATGTCAACAAACACTTTGTGCAGAACTTTAAGTTATAAAATGCTGAATTTTAAGAGAAACACAAGGTGGGAAAGGAGAGCAAGAATAACAAGGAGAACTAGGAGAGCTAGGAGAGCTAGGAGAACTAGGAGAACTAGGAGAACTAGGAGAACTAGGAGAGCTAGGAGAGTAAAGAGAACAAGAATCACAGGGTTAGGTCTTTTGCCTAGTCGAATATGAAAAAATGAGGGCATGTTCAAAAGGGATGCCTGCTTTATTGGGGGAAGATCACTAGCTTCGCTTGGCGGCTTAGCTCACCTCTAAGCATTCGCGTTAAACGATCCTAGCCGAGCATTTACTCGGCTTTTTTGTTTGTGCTTCCCACCGATAATATCATACCGATGAGAGAGGCTGCTGGGATAACCTCAGCCGACCATCATATGCCAGGGATCTCATGTGTGAGCCCAGATGGGGCTAGCTTGTTTCGCCGTGACGAACTGTTTTAGCCTAATCGAACATCCAGTGAATGTTCGCAGTAGGCTAAAACTGTGAGTGTCATATCCCACGGCGTGTCGGAGGAGGTTACCCAGTTGCCTATTTATACGCGCACAATCGCGAACGAATGCAGCAATAAAAAGGCCGAGCATCAGCTCGGCCTTTAGTTTTTAGATCTCACCGGCAACACCATATCGACGAGAGAGGCAGCAGGGATTGCTGGAGCCGACCGTCAAATGCCAGGGACGGCATTTGCCGAGCGCCGCATGGATGCGGGTTAAGCGCGTCGGCGTAAGCAACCCTGCTGCCTCTTTATACACTCCGAGCTACAGAATTCAGTGCACAAAAAGGCCGAGCATCAGCTCAGCCTTTATTTTTAGATACGCACCAAGCCAAAAACAGTGTCTGCCTTTAGCTTGTTTAGTCGTAACTATTCAGCTTGTTTTTAGAAAATAAATACATATAAAACAAATAGTTAAATTTTTAACGCTATAGGAAATGCTGAATTCGACTCATTTTCATACATTACGGAACGCAAAACACACAATATGTAGTGTTTCTTTAGCTCTTAACCACTATGGGTATATGCTGAATAGTTACGTTTAGTCTTTTTCTTCCAGCTTAAAGCTTACCGCTTCCGGCTGGGATCCTATACTTCAACTGATGTTCCGTATCAGTTAGGAGAACTTGTTATGCCGGCCAAACGACTACAACAATACCTAGATCAACAGGGGGTCAAATATCGGGTGATTACCCACTCGCCGGCTTTTACCGCACAAGATGTGGCCGAAGTCGCCCATATACCGGGCAGCGTAATGGCCAAAGTAGTGATCGTGACCCTAGATGGCCAGATGACCATGATCCTGGTTCCCGCCCCCAAAATGATCCATACCGACACCCTCGCCCAAGCCCTGTCGGCGCAGAAAGTGACCCTTCTGCATGAACACGACTTTCGCGAGAAGTTTCCCGACTGCCAA is a window of Oceanisphaera sp. IT1-181 DNA encoding:
- a CDS encoding esterase-like activity of phytase family protein, with translation MKITPISTALLLATLGLSGAIQAEEKAYTATLAGHAWLPALSLITPPADAPQDAWLSGKFIDAKRNHSAMSRLGNTGALHGKRNTELASPFIGQPLQGFSGFAMDRGPDGAFYVLTDNGFGTKANSPDALLFFHLMAPNFDTGKVDVKETFFLRDPDFKVPFRIAYEATESRYLTGADFDPESIQLVNGEIWIGEEFGPYLIRAGLDGTVREVYPSLLNGNILKSPDSPGVDALSNVGSDWQVSRSGGFEGLALQPDTGLLWAMLEKPLLDTNGQPLGRDLEVMAFDPTEGKWTGDSFRFPLAEGATAIGDFNFIDNHRALVIERDNGEGDPSLACQGEAQPDCFPHPARHKRVVLIDISNLDEQGRAERLGYIDLMAIADPDHKNRLDTQANRDLSALFTFPFFTIENVVKVDDRHIMVANDNNLPGSTGRQLNTAADNEFILLEVADFLKAK
- a CDS encoding YbaK/EbsC family protein, with amino-acid sequence MPAKRLQQYLDQQGVKYRVITHSPAFTAQDVAEVAHIPGSVMAKVVIVTLDGQMTMILVPAPKMIHTDTLAQALSAQKVTLLHEHDFREKFPDCQVGALPPFGNLYQMPVYIDTELAHQKEIVFSAGSYRELFSLPIKDYLKLVQPKQFAD